Proteins found in one Arachis stenosperma cultivar V10309 chromosome 8, arast.V10309.gnm1.PFL2, whole genome shotgun sequence genomic segment:
- the LOC130943986 gene encoding chaperone protein dnaJ C76, chloroplastic-like has translation MMAQLLSPVYAAEAFKIQNPSLNWWSSSRSSWRLLSNKVASSCNFVTPPLCGGGKRRGGSDSRVRVAAEDSVSRSESVADDYYAVLGLLPDATPSQIKKAYYDCMKSCHPDLSGNDSETTNFCVFINEVYAVLSDPVQRKVYDEIHGYSLTSMNPFVDDSCPKDHAFVDEFSCIGCKNCTNVAPDVFAIEEDFGRARVYSQCGNPELVQQAIDSCPVDCIHWTSAAQLSLLEDEMRRIERVNVALMLSGMGGASFDVFRMASSRWEKRQSKVLERAKMRMMKQQRSDRTDSYWENLWGNPKDYESSEEEVKERAKRAAAAARRWREYSRKGVDKPPTFKLPEASSGKDS, from the exons ATGATGGCTCAGTTGCTCTCTCCAGTGTATGCTGCTGAGGCTTTCAAAATCCAGAATCCTTCACTGAATTGGTGGTCAAGTTCTAGAAGCTCATGGCGCTTGCTTTCTAACAAGGTTGCAAGTTCTTGTAACTTTGTAACTCCACCACTTTGTGGCGGTGGCAAGAGAAGAGGTGGCAGTGATAGCAGAGTTAGAGTTGCTGCTGAGGACTCAGTTTCTCGGAGTGAGTCTGTTGCTGATGATTATTATGCAGTTTTGGGCCTG CTTCCAGATGCCACACCATCTCAGATCAAGAAGGCTTACTATGATTGCATGAAGTCTTGCCACCCTGACTTGAGTGGCAATGATTCTGAGACTACGAATTTTTGCGTGTTCATCAATGAAGTCTATGCA GTGCTCAGCGATCCCGTCCAGCGCAAGGTTTATGATGAAATTCATGGATATTCTTTGACTTCAATGAATCCTTTTGTGGATGATTCTTGCCCCAAGGATCATGCTTTTGTTGATGAATTCAGCTGCATAG GCTGCAAAAATTGTACCAATGTAGCCCCTGATGTGTTTGCAATAGAGGAAGACTTTGGAAGAGCTAGGGTATATAGCCAATGTGGGAACCCTGAATTAGTTCAGCAGGCGATTGACAGTTG CCCTGTAGACTGCATTCATTGGACATCTGCTGCACAACTATCATTACTTGAAGATGAAATGCGTCGAATAGAAAGAGTCAAC GTAGCCCTAATGCTTTCAGGAATGGGAGGAGCATCATTCGATGTTTTCAGAATG GCTAGTTCTCGATGGGAAAAGAGACAATCGAAAGTCTTG GAACGAGCAAAAATGAGAATGATGAAGCAGCAACGTTCTGATAGAACAGACTCATACTGGGAAAATCTTTGGGGAAACCCGAAAGACTATGAAAGTTCAG AAGAGGAAGTTAAAGAAAGAGCAAAAAGAGCTGCCGCGGCGGCACGAAGATGGAGGGAGTACTCTAGAAAAGGTGTTGATAAGCCTCCCACATTCAAACTTCCAGAGGCAAGTTCAGGGAAGGACAGTTGA
- the LOC130945903 gene encoding uncharacterized protein LOC130945903: MSDRVLLKVYYFGQILLQTSEGVTFVCENPLDVVIPFTISFEELKGVICEKIHSERARRVACILYRYPIQVFGGFVQFQTKYVTDEASMQEMFSMYIENRSQLAFIELYVEFEQSEADRNILREDYNSDSEEEFESNYEVVGPDGDEDQGDGPVAPDVSDVANALANKVPFEEPSFMRVLDLEAMHVPEFPDYTSAEIPFVADGEFAVGMEFSSREAVIKAIKEYTIRRSVDYRVYESESLTFYAKCTQYGSGCDWLIRVSMISRKYCWVIRRYNGSHTCTRATISQDHSKLDSNTIAEAIKPLVEADPSLKVKSVIAELQSKFNYTVSYRKAWLAKQKAVEKIYGGWEASYEALPIWFGAMCHKEPSAVVHFETMPAYQRDDLVADIRVLHRVFWSYYPCIRAFRHCKPVVQVDGTHLYGKYKGCLLVAVSQDGNNNIVPIAFAIVEGETSDAWYFFLSNLRQHVVTRDGVGLISDRHESINAAVERSNGAWSPPRAFHMFCIRHIESNFLRKFKAPYLQKLVVNLGYSRTVREYEVRYQRLRERGEAYTNWLNRIPREQYALAFDGGYRWGHMTTNLVECINSVLKGARNLPVTALVKATFYRLNELFTRKRAEAEARINAGHMFSEVVTSKLHANQLASGNIQVSCFDRLNEVFEVCEMPSGLEFAVDLRGHRCDCGEFQVDRVPCRHVFTCCANQRLDWQLYVHDVYKMDQVRRVYRARFRPLGDVRFVELRDTAVADAVGPEVQMPAEVHSRFTFSYDKTYVALLNVT, encoded by the exons ATGAGTGATAGAGTTTTATTGAAGGTGTATTATTTTGGGCAGATTTTATTACAAACATCTGAAGGAGTAACATTTGTTTGTGAAAATCCGTTAGATGTTGTGATTCCTTTCACAATCTCATTTGAAGAGCTCAAAGGTGTGATCTGTGAGAAGATTCACTCTGAGAGGGCAAGAAGAGTAGCCTGCATTCTATATAGATACCCGATACAAGTGTTTGGTGGATTCGTCCAGTTTCAAACCAAATATGTAACGGACGAGGCGAGCATGCAAGAGatgttttcaatgtatattgaaAATCGGAGTCAACTCGCGTTCATTGAGTTGTATGTTGAGTTCGAGCAATCTGAGGCCGACCGAAATATTCTACGGGAAGATTACAATAGCGACAGCGAAGAAGAGTTCGAAAGCAACTACGAAGTTGTTGGTCCAGATGGAGATGAAGATCAAGGTGATGGACCTGTGGCTCCGGATGTGTCAGATGTGGCAAATGCATTGGCAAACAAAGTGCCATTTGAGGAGCCATCATTTATGCGAGTTTTGGATTTGGAAGCCATGCATGTTCCGGAGTTTCCGGATTATACCAGTGCAG AAATTCCGTTTGTCGCAGATGGTGAATTTGCTGTTGGAATGGAATTCAGTTCAAGGGAAGCTGTTATCAAGGCGATAAAAGAGTATACAATACGAAGAAGCGTAGACTACCGGGTATATGAATCTGAGTCGTTGACATTTTATGCTAAGTGTACACAGTATGGGTCTGGATGTGATTGGCTTATCCGGGTTAGCATGATCAGCCGGAAGTACTGTTGGGTTATAAGGAGGTATAATGGCAGTCACACATGCACCAGAGCAACAATTTCTCAGGATCATTCGAAGTTGGACTCAAATACAATTGCAGAAGCAATAAAGCCATTGGTTGAGGCTGACCCCTCCTTAAAGGTAAAATCGGTTATAGCAGAGTTGCAATCGAAGTTCAACTACACCGTTAGTTATCGGAAAGCATGGTTGGCTAAGCAAAAGGCAGTGGAAAAAATATATGGAGGCTGGGAAGCATCGTACGAAGCCTTGCCTATATGGTTTGGGGCCATGTGTCATAAGGAGCCATCAGCTGTTGTTCATTTTGAGACTATGCCTGCATATCAAAGGGATGACTTGGTGGCTGACATTCGGGTATTGCATCGAGTCTTTTGGAGTTATTACCCCTGCATTAGAGCATTCAGACATTGTAAGCCAGTTGTCCAGGTGGATGGGACACACTTGTATGGAAAGTACAAGGGTTGTCTACTAGTGGCAGTTTCACAAGATGGCAACAACAATATCGTCCCAATTGCATTTGCTATTGTGGAGGGAGAGACTTCTGATGCATGGTACTTTTTCCTTAGTAACCTTCGTCAGCATGTTGTAACTCGGGATGGTGTGGGACTGATATCCGACCGCCATGAATCCATAAATGCCGCTGTGGAACGGAGTAATGGAGCTTGGTCACCTCCAAGAGCTTTCCATATGTTTTGCATCAGACATATAGAATCGAATTTTCTGAGGAAATTCAAGGCCCCGTACTTGCAGAAACTGGTCGTCAATTTAG GATACTCGAGGACGGTGCGGGAGTATGAGGTTCGCTACCAACGTTTACGAGAACGGGGCGAGGCCTACACTAACTGGTTAAATCGAATCCCCCGCGAGCAGTACGCGTTGGCTTTTGATGGTGGGTATCGATGGGGTCATATGACGACGAATCTAGTGGAATGCATCAACTCAGTATTGAAGGGTGCTCGCAATCTACCCGTCACTGCCCTTGTGAAGGCAACTTTTTACAGGCTTAACGAGTTGTTCACACGAAAAAGGGCGGAGGCGGAAGCCCGGATTAATGCTGGGCATATGTTTTCTGAAGTCGTCACCTCGAAGTTGCATGCTAACCAACTTGCATCAGGAAACATACAGGTTAGTTGCTTTGACCGGCTGAATGAGGTATTTGAGGTGTGTGAGATGCCCAGTGGACTGGAGTTTGCAGTCGACCTACGAGGCCATCGATGTGACTGTGGTGAGTTCCAGGTGGATAGAGTCCCCTGTCGACATGTGTTCACATGTTGTGCCAACCAGCGACTGGACTGGCAACTGTATGTGCATGATGTGTATAAGATGGACCAAGTTCGGCGTGTGTACCGAGCAAGGTTTAGGCCACTAG GCGATGTACGCTTTGTGGAGCTGAGGGACACAGCCGTAGCAGATGCCGTCGGTCCGGAGGTGCAAATGCCGGCGGAGGTTCATAGTAGATTCACATTCTCATATGATAAGACATATGTAGCATTACTTAATGTGACATGA